One region of Fragaria vesca subsp. vesca linkage group LG4, FraVesHawaii_1.0, whole genome shotgun sequence genomic DNA includes:
- the LOC101304766 gene encoding enzymatic polyprotein-like yields the protein MLKPVISEDPQLYWERDLVYCQLRMHDANTICHVKAIPHYREEDRKEMESQIQELLEKKLIRPSNSPHHAPAFLVRNHAEQLRGKARMVIDYRDVNKKTVKDGYQIAQVRVLINRLKGAKIFSKFDAKSGFWQVKMHPDSIALRAFGTPQGHYEWLVMPCGLKQAPSIFQRKMDNIFRPYSDFCIVYIDDILVFSKTMNEHLKHFEQVCKLIVQKGIILGQKKIHLIKGEIDFLGIHVKDGEIRLQDHIVKKISQFPDNIPDAKSLQR from the coding sequence ATGCTGAAACCAGTAATCAGTGAAGATCCTCAGCTGTACTGGGAAAGAGACCTAGTATATTGTCAGCTACGAATGCATGACGCAAATACTATTTGTCATGTTAAGGCCATCCCTCACTATAGGGAAGAAGATAGGAAAGAGATGGAAAGTCAAATCCAAGAACTTCTTGAAAAGAAGTTAATTAGGCCTTCAAACAGTCCTCATCATGCTCCAGCTTTTCTAGTAAGAAATCATGCTGAACAATTAAGAGGAAAAGCTAGAATGGTGATTGATTACAGAGATGTGAACAAAAAGACCGTTAAAGACGGTTATCAGATAGCTCAGGTGAGAGTTCTCATCAATAGGCTAAAGGGAGCAAAAATCTTCTCAAAGTTTGATGCAAAATCAGGCTTTTGGCAGGTTAAAATGCATCCTGATTCCATAGCTTTAAGAGCTTTTGGAACTCCTCAAGGGCATTATGAATGGTTAGTTATGCCATGTGGTCTTAAGCAAGCCCCGTCTATTTTCCAAAGGAAAATGGATAATATCTTCAGACCTTACTCAGACTTTTGCATAGTTTACATAGATGACATTCTTGTCTTCTCCAAAACTATGAACGAGCATTTAAAACATTTTGAACAGGTGTGTAAGCTTATTGTCCAGAAGGGAATTATCCTCGGACAGAAAAAGATTCATCTTATTAAAGGTGAAATTGATTTCCTTGGCATTCATGTTAAGGATGGAGAGATTCGTCTCCAAGATCATATAGTTAAGAAAATCAGCCAATTTCCAGACAATATCCCAGATGCAAAGTCTCTACAGAGATAA